The Oncorhynchus clarkii lewisi isolate Uvic-CL-2024 chromosome 12, UVic_Ocla_1.0, whole genome shotgun sequence genome segment TAGCTCCAGATAAATAATATCACCTAGGCCTatatggctgcaaatattgatGCTGCTTATTCTAATACCCAATATTTATGCACTAAATCACagatttggcacatcattgcacatgttacacatcatgaaatacactgaacaaaaatataaacccaacatgtaaagtgttggtcccatgtttcatgagctgaaataaaaattcccagaaatgttccatatgcacaaaaagcttatttctctaaatgtttgtgcacaaatgtgtttacatcactgttagtgagcatttcttatttgccaagataatctattcacctgacagttgtggcatatcaagatgctgattaaacagcatggccattacataggtgcactttgtgctggggacaataaagggctactataaaatgtgtagttttgtcacacaacacaatgccacaggcaTCTCAAGTTTTGATTGGgagtgtaattggcatgctgactgcaggaatgtccaccagagctgttgccaaataatttaattttcatttctctaccataaactgcctccaacatcgttaatctttgaagttgttgcatgctgcgttttatatttttgttcagtatatattgagGCAATTATAACAGACAGTGTAGCCTATAATTAGCAAAATAGAACTCAATTTACTGAAAATAAAATAGATTTCAACATGAATAAAATATATAGCCCTATGTGAGTGGTGGTCGATGCCTcattaagatgagggaggattatTATTTTTATGATGAGCAtcgccttatttctattacagcatattagatgactgtcattcatattccattcacccagctcaatataacattgataggtttaggctactacatgatactactGCAtgattttccctatacccatcatgaggttgctacaatcgagcctatgaatgaaagtttaaaaCGTAGGTGCACAGCTCAAGAGAAATTTTAGTAGTCAAGGTGACagacaatgacacattcaatactgccttgcacactcttgcctgcatctagctgatctagggtgtaatcattagttcaACAGTTGGAAACAagtgtttctattggacaaattcaggtatgttcatccctgttccatttgcttccatttaagaaatgtgttttaatgaaTACACTCCTGATCACTGTTCACTTTGAtcgcagccacatacaaacagtgtgatcactttgctcgttgtataattccttctcacttctacactctctcctcctctcaccttttcccttgtggacttcagtgcacaacaaatCAGCTGTCTGACCAgtcaaaaaaaaaactttaaagccaaaccttcatatcataactgcTAACCACTACActcagcctacatcgttgtcaccatattagctaacgtcatagtcaacatagctatgagaactaacgtgttagtaaacccattacaatcatgcagtacagtcacAAGCcgtttagcagttacactggtGGGCCCCCGGTGTCAATAAATTAATACAACTAAAAGCTTACCTTAACTTCGAGGAGTTCCAGTGTTgaatagccatagccagctatctaacatagcatccctctctgtctgaGCCGGGTGTTTTgaataggctaaactagctagcaaagtgaaagtgaaaaaaatacaaaggatagctatctctctctcttgcttctccttcatttttaaaCTCATGTATTTGTTCCAAACTGTTCAActgttgctttctctctctctgagtcaactgctcaccacattttatgtactgcagtgctagctagctggagtttatgctttcagtacaaGATTCTcagatcctttgattgggtggacaacatgtcagttcatgctgcaagagctctgataggttggaggatgtctcctggaagttgtcatagtttctgtgtaagtctatggacggtggtgagaaccacgagcctcctaggttttgtattgaagtcagtgttcccagaggaggacggaagctagctgtttttctgctacaccatggtgctatccTACAGAGTTCTGTTGAGGACACTGTAggccttcattgcaaaacagcgggttttaataaattatttggtgacgtgggTATATTTGGTATAGTTTTACCTAAAAAGGatcacttttttaatgtttcactagttgtatttttatgaaattcactgagcaggatggtcctcctcttcctcctctgagaagcctatgtagcctatagcctactgtagccCATATCCTACTGCAGCCTATGTCCTACTGTAGCCTATTAATGCagttgttactgtaatttaattatgccaatgctttcattaattgaaaacctttaatctattttatgagaatttgtaagaagAACAGTGTTTGTTGGCTAACGGGGATGGAAATAGGAAAATAAAATCTCTCTGATTATGTAAAATCCTTGAAATCACTCCTGGAACCCCAATTCCACCCCTGTTGACAATGATCACTCCCTTGAGGCCCTTACCaacatttcattacattttttcATTCATTCTTTCAACATTGTGCTCACCAGGCGATTCATGGTTACCGGGAGACAGAGCGTGCTCAGTGGGGAGCGGTGTGTGAGGGGGTGATGGATCGCCTCCGAGCTGTGGCTTTCTCTGAGGGCAGCCCTCTCCTAGGCCCTGTGCATGTCCTGGACCTGGACAAGGCTGGATACATCAAACCACACATCGACAGTGTCAAGGTAGGTAGACGGCTCTCATATTAACCTGAGATGAAAGGCATGATAAATATGGAACATGGTGTTCTGTGTGCTAGAATTTTGCCCTGGGCACAATTTGAATACTTTTTTGGGCAAAAAGTGTTCTTTTACAATGCAGTTTGAAACTCAGTCATTCTCTCATCCCCCTCACCCCTGTTTTTTTGTATCTTCATCCTGcctttctctttcactgtctccctGAACCTTtctttcccttcctcccctctctctctctctgtcagttctGTGGCAGCACTATAGCAGGGCTGAGTTTGTTGTCAGACAGTGTGATGCGCTTGGTGAGGAAGGATGAACCTGCTGAATGGCTGAACCTGTTTCTGCCCCGTCGCTCTCTCTACATACTCAGGTAAGGACCCAATAAGACCTGCCATAGCAACATTGTCTTTCATTGTTTACAAACGACCACCTGCGCATACACTTTAATCAGAGTCTACCTGGTAGGCCTAAGATAGGTTTGTACTACCCAAAACAATTCTATGGATTTATTTGACCGTGGAAAGAGAAACTGAGTAAATACCCTAATGAGAGTCTGCACTAAACAAACCCACAGTATCTTCTGTGGAGATCATGAAGTGGTTTACTTAAGTGTTCTATGTTACCTCCATGTTTGTACACTCTGACTGAACGCCCCCTATAGCCTATAACTATCCTTATGAGTGCCCAGAGGTCCGCCTGGTCCGATGACCTGGGGTCGTATGTATCAACTATGAAACATCTTAGAGTGGGAGTGcaaatctaggatcaggtcctcccctGTCCATGTTGTTCATTCCACAAAttaaattctacagtatttcaattccctctccctctatatTTCATTCATTTCAAATTTCAGCTAAGTCTTTGACTTGAGATAATTAAATCCTTCATGACCATGTCACTGTTCAGCCAGCCTAGCTATATTGGAAgtttaaattatatatatttttaaaagcagtCAATTTTTTATACTAAATACATGAATTCCATTAACTGGGAATTGTACAAATATTGAATTCCAATTAAATTCCAAAGATTTATTTTTTTCACAATTCTAATTCCAATTTAATTCTATAACTTGAAGGTTGTTGACATTCGATTTGAATTCAACGTACAGTAAATTCTCCTCTTCATGAGTGAACACTGGTCCATGTATTCATATTCTTGTGATcttaaaggctaaactgatcttaAATCGGCACTCATACTCTGAAACACTTGATATAACTCCTGGCATTTCACACATTGTGCTTGTGTGGTGAATGACTGATGACATTGTTTTCATGCATCCTTCCAGGGACCAGGCCAGATATAAGTTCACCCATGAGATCCTTAAAGATGATGAGTCTCTTTTCTCTGGACAGAGAGTTCCCCGCCATCGCCGCATCTCAGTCATCTGCCGGAACCTTCCTGTTTGAAGCATGAGAGCCAAGAGGGACACAACTGTGACAGTCTCACTGGCAGTAGCCAGAGCTCTGTATTTTAAATGTCAAGAACGTCACTGTGTTAAAATATGATATACACGCTTTCTCACTGCGAGAGACTATGTTGGGAAATATGATTTAGATGTTTCCCTTATCAGTTTTCATTGGAGCACTTCATAATAAACTACCTGTACAGGATTTGATTCTGAATTAAATGTTGGGAAGGCATTCAGGTATGATGCATTTCAAAGGGTCATAATGCATTACAAGACTTGTCATAAGTATCTATGAACTTCTTATACTAATTAATATTATATAATGAATCTGAGTTATTAGCCTTTTCAAAAATGCCACGTAGAAAGGCAAGTTGATAATTTATAGGAGAAGCAGTTGAAGGAGAACCTGCATTTTCTGGTGAGCTTCACTACCCAACTATCCAAGATCTGTATTAGGTCATTATCAAGTGCGTTGAATTCTTAGAGCTAAATGGATACTTCAAATAGTTATAGCCCTATATTCGACACCACTTCTAGAAGGCTACAATGCGGAGCCTGGAAATAACTGGTGCCATTTTTTAATATCTATAATCTGTAACTCTTTGTCCGTCCATCTGAATTGTTTAATGTGTGGATATCTGTGTAGAAAACGTCTGAGCCTAAATCTTCTCCAAACCGGCACCTATA includes the following:
- the LOC139421564 gene encoding alpha-ketoglutarate-dependent dioxygenase alkB homolog 7, mitochondrial — encoded protein: MRLLITVARRIHKRPLYTPTSCLSSAASCSGAATNSGLQFRDDQLVSGSTGELVQRLRGQVEVRTEFISEEEEGALMKELEPGLRKKRYEFDHWDDAIHGYRETERAQWGAVCEGVMDRLRAVAFSEGSPLLGPVHVLDLDKAGYIKPHIDSVKFCGSTIAGLSLLSDSVMRLVRKDEPAEWLNLFLPRRSLYILRDQARYKFTHEILKDDESLFSGQRVPRHRRISVICRNLPV